The genomic segment TGCGAGTTCCAGTTCCGGCGGGTTGGCGGCGGCGCCGCCTCAGGGCCATGGATCCCGCCGAGGCCGAGTTCCTGGCCGAGAAGGAGCTGGTGACCGTCATCCCCAACTTCAGCCTGGACCGGATCTACCTCATCGGGGTGCGGGGCCGGGCCGGCGCGGGCTTGGGAGGGCGAAGGGGGGCTGGGCtcgcgggcaggggctgggctctggggtgtctTCGGGCTGAGGGGCGGGAATGGCGCGCGGGGGGGCTGGGCTCTCGGGTGTCACGGGGCCGGGGCCCCCGCGGTGGTCTTACGCTGGGAAGACCCTGCGGGGAGGGGATTGGTGGGGAAGACGGTGGCAGGCGGCCTTGGCCCACTGGCGGGGGCCGGGGTAGGAGAGCCGCTTGGGGCTGATCCGCTCCGCAGTGGGGCTGCCGGCATCCCGCTGAGAGGCAATAGTATCGCTATAGCCTGACGCCCATCACCGGGGGGTCTGGGCGCCTGCAGGTAAAATCCATAGCGATAGCAGAGGCCCTAGTGGAGTAACAGCAAAGTGCCCAGTTGTGAACGTTACATTACCCCTCTGGCTCTTCCTAACCTCCACCTCCCCTTTGGCTAAGTGCCTGTTAGCCCAGATCCCCCCTGCAGCGTCAGGGGATACGAGAATCAGCTGCACTTACTGCCCTGCACTAGCTGTTCTGCTATTTAAAACATCTCCCCTAGTCCACCCACAGCCAAGTGGCTACATTTCAGTGATGGGAGAAGTAATTTTCATATATCGCTTATGAAACCCTTTAGGATAGAAAGTGCCATCAAAATGTAAGTAGTTACTGCTAAGGGACGAGAGAACTGTGCTGGTATCTGGGACCAAGAGCAGGGGTGATAGCAGTTGGCATGGGGTGGCTTCCCTAAATCTACAGGAAACTGTTGATCCTTTAGCAGTGTGTGAGGCTGATGAGGgaaacctgattttcaaagaggtGTCACAATTTTCCATGCCCTGTTACTTACACTTTCCTTATTTTCAGGGGGATTTGGGTCCCTTTAATCCTGGCTTGCCTGTGGAAGTGCCTCTTTGGCTAGCTGTTAACCTAAAACAGAGACAGAAGTGTCGGCTAATACCTCCTGAATGGATGGATGCTGGTAAGGAGAACAGTAGCCTACAGGTTAGGCATAGACTTagccaggctgcagggccagTGGGGAGTCCTGAAATACAGGAATTGGACCCTGGCACTTTTCCCAAGGGAAAGTTGCAGGGACAAATGGAATTGTGGGAGGAATTGTTCTAATGCAGTGCTGCTGAGATTTTCAAGACCTAGCATGAttttagacagacaaggtgggtgaggtaatgtcttttgtTGGATTGACTGCTGTTGCTccaagagacaaacttttgagcttacacggagctgttcttcaggtcttgtctctttcagcaacagaagttggttcagtaaaagaaATTCTCACCCAcccatctctctaatatcctgggaccaacacggctatgACAACGCTGCAAACTAGCGTGATCTTTGCATATCATCACTGTAATTTTTAACCTGTGTAGTTAGAATGAATTCTTATCCTGATacatcaaattgatttaaaatactgcatcccagttctgccactggttTCAGTGTGATCTTCACCTGTCCACTTCACTGTTGGCTTTATTTGGCGACTTGTAAAATGAGACTCATACTTGCCTACCTCAGTGGTGAGAtttgtttataataaaaatgCAGAGTATTGTTATAATCAAGGTGGGTCTGCCGCCTTTTATCACCTCTCTTTTCTAGCTTTATCTCGTAGTTGAGGAGGGCAGGAAGCAGGTAATGATGGAACCTCAGGAAGAGTGAAGAGGCTTTTGTCTCTAAACATTCTCCCTCTTCCACATTTTCTTGATTCCAGAGAGTGCAGATCAGTGAGCCAAAATGTTACTTGGCAGAAAGATTCCTTTTTTGGAGGCACTCTCTCTCCAGGCATGTCACTCCTTGTCTCCTCATGTCGCAAGTGGTGATGGTGATTCATCCTTCTAGCCATGTAGGCCTGAGTGTTGTTTCTCAGCTCCTGTCACCGCAATCCTGGGTTGGTGGTTGTCCCTTTCTCCCATATGAGTTGAGGTCCACTTTTACTTCTAGACATGAGATCAGAGCAACTTTTGGGCATTAGAATTGTTTCTCCTGCAGCCTGTGGTGTCTCCACCTAGGTGCTGATTCCACCTGATGTAAACACGAAACTGTCAGTTCATCCTGCAAGGCTGGTTGAGGGGTGCAGCTTCTCCTGGGAGGACTTGACACCAGATCATTGAAGCATCTAGTAAAGTATGAAATTGTATTTCAGAAAAGCTGGAGGAAATCCGGGATCAGGAACGCAAAGAGGATACTTTCACTCCAATGCCCAGTCCCTACTACATGGAACTAACTAAGTTGCTGTTAAACTAGTAAGTAGGTCTCTTACTGTAACCAGTCAAAGGCATTTTCCTCCCTGCCCAGTGGGCTTTGATGTTAGTAAATATTCAGGAATGTGAGTTGTGACATAGGAAAGCTTTTAGGATTTCATTGGATTTAAATTTGGAGGCCTTTGGGAAAGTGTTAACAGGAGGCTTATTCCAAAGTACATCAAGATTTTGCTTGGGCACTTACCTAATGGTAGCCTTTGTATTTATTAACTTGGTTTCACTTGTTCTGTGATGTGATAACTGGACTCCAACACTGCCTACAGAAGTAACTAAGTGTAGTGGCCCTGGATGTATTTAGCATATTTTTTAGCTTCATTTATACAGATTCACAGCTCTTTCAATCTACCTGAGAGGCCCAGCAGCCTAATCTTTCTAGACTTCTCCACCCTCTGCTGCTGTTAGGGTACCCTTTAGGAGATGGGAAATTCTTCCCTTCTCAGCTTGGAGAGCAGGGATCGGGGATGTCCTGACTCTAAGCTGTCAGGTCTGCTAAAACATTTCATTACCATAAAATTAGCATTCTGGCTGGTATTTCTTctaaaccagtggctctcaacctttccagactattgtacccccttcaggagtctgatttgtcttgcatacctgAAATTTCGCCTCACGTAAAagctgattttgtaagcaaatagacataaaaatacagaagtgccacagcacactattacGAAAAATTGCTTACTGTCTCATCTTTACCATATAAATCAATTGCAATATAAATACTATATTTACagttcagtgtatagtatatagagaagTACAAACAAGtcatctgtatgaaattttagtttgtactgattttgctagtgctttttatgctgttgtaaagctaggcaaatatctagatgagttgaagacctctgcatacccctagGGGtttgcgtacccctggttgagaactactctTCTATGCACATACCCTTCTGACTTGAAAAGCCCTTGATTACAGAGGACTGGCCATTTGAAGCCCAACTGTTTCTTCTGATGCTTACGACATCTTAGCATGCAGACCCTTTCCTTACACTAGAATAACCATGACGCTTCTGTCCAGGTGAATTGAtctgatctcttgaggtccttgTGGAAGTATTTAATTGCCTAACCTTTAGGCTGTTACGTGGTTCAACCTGTATGGTCCCTGTGATTGAGTGGTAAGAGTACTGGGCTGAACTTGAGCTCTAACAACAGTTGAGCCATTGAGTTGCTGTTTTACTTGTGACTTTTCCCAGGTTATTGGACTTCCTGGTATTCCAGACCAGCTGGGCAATTAAAGACCAGAAGGATTGTATTGAAAACTGATCTTCCCTGGGTAAAAGTATCCAGAAAaccccagctgcagaagcagcagcactctGGATTTCAGTGTTCGCTCTTTGTATAAAGCAAACTACTCTGCTCACGCTTCAGAGATTCGAGAAGTTGCCAGTGTTACTCATGCCAGAGACTTAATGTATTAGTCCCTTGCAGCCTGTTCTGACCTACCTCCTCTTCTTCTAGTGCCTCAGACAGCATCCCGAAAGCAGATGAAATCCGAACACTGGTTAAGGATACCTGGGATACGCGGATAGCTAAACTGCGGCTGTCTGCGGACAGCTTTGTCAGACAGCAGGAGGCCCATGCCAAGGTATAGTAAGGAAAATCTGGGGTGGGCTGATAAGTCTACTAGTTTTGGCCTGGGAATGTTCAAGATGCTGTGTGATTATGTGGCTTGTGAATGATTAATACTGCTAGTGAAAGTTCCagttgtagctttttttttttttttcttttcttccagtGATTTGGTTACTTGTCAGTTGAGAACTATAGCCATGTGGAGTAAAAAACTCCATATGTATTATGTTTCAAATGCTGCAATGCTTCTTTCAActctaagtgtctacactacagtgttgCTCTTGACAATGCAAGTTACCCAGGACACCGACCTTaaactccacctctgcaagaggcgtAGCTGCttaggtcgatgtagttaggttgacacagTATCACTATAGACAATGCATTTACtgttccagctgtcagcccctggTGTCTGACAGCTCGGAGccccagctgtcagccccagtgGCTGGGCTCCAGGCTTTCAAGGTTCCACAATACCCCGCACTGTTATTTAAATTGGTGGAAGTGCTCTTGTTGAGGACATGCACCGCCAACAGGAGGAGGGTAGGGTGGACatgaaaaatcaatttaattaCTGCAATGGCTATATGGTGACGTAACTGATGTCAACTTGTCCATAGACTGACCTTCCTTTTGCCATCGAGAGAGATTGTAGTGCTGCTTCCCCAAATACTGCTGTAATGTTACCCTCCTTGTCTTTTAGCTGGATAATCTGACCTTGATGGAGATCAACACCACTGGGACTTTTCTTACTCAAGCCTTAGATCACATGTACAAGCTACGCACAAACCTTCAGCCGGCTGAGAGTGCCCAGTCCCAGGATTTCTAAGATGTCTTCTGACAATCTAAAACCCTCATGGGATGAGGCAAAGTAGTAGGAGGACTCTGCCCTCTGGACACTATTAATGAGTCCTAATGCAACTTGCCTTATGCTGTTTTTATGCCTTAAATACCCTGTATAGGTCTCTGCTAAAAACCATGCAAGTCTTATACATTTCCTGTCAATTGTATCTAACTTGAGTCTCTGTGGTGTTTGTGTTCAGGCAATAGGAAGAAGGCAGTCTTGTGGCTGCATATTAATAAGTTGAGGACTGCTAATGGCATAGAGGGCATTCCCTGCTCAGCAGCTATCGTGAACAGCTTCTGCTCTATAATGAGCATCCTTGGCAAAACAAATGATTCTACCTGGCAGAACTCTTCCAGCCCCTGTGCAGCTGTCTTTGCAAGATGAATTGGTTGCAGCAGTTAGATGCTGTTGGGAGGTTTTTCTTGTTATTGCCTTATTGGATGGGGTTTTTAAAATCTCTTAAATGATATGTAGCAGCAATAAATATGCTCTTAGTTTAGTGtcttgctcttctccttcctctgggTTGTCTAAAGCCTGGTTGAGGAAGATCACAGAATGGGACTGTTTTAAACACCTGAATGCATAGTCCTGGGGCTTCCCTGGGCTACAGAGTGATATATGGATTTTAACCCACCTCTACTGCATTTTAAGGCTTGTTTCTCCAACTGAGGCCATCACTTAACAGCAGTATATTCGTCTCTGAGCAGAGCTGGTAGATGAGCTCACATGGCTGGCTTGCCAAGGCCATTTAAGTGCacagttctc from the Mauremys reevesii isolate NIE-2019 linkage group 16, ASM1616193v1, whole genome shotgun sequence genome contains:
- the GINS2 gene encoding DNA replication complex GINS protein PSF2; this encodes MDPAEAEFLAEKELVTVIPNFSLDRIYLIGGDLGPFNPGLPVEVPLWLAVNLKQRQKCRLIPPEWMDAEKLEEIRDQERKEDTFTPMPSPYYMELTKLLLNYASDSIPKADEIRTLVKDTWDTRIAKLRLSADSFVRQQEAHAKLDNLTLMEINTTGTFLTQALDHMYKLRTNLQPAESAQSQDF